The region AACAAACCCAACTACTGATGTATTAGAACAAAGATTTGCTCAACTTGAAGGTGGTGCAGCTGCTATTTGTACAGCAAGTGGTCAATCTGCAATTTTTTATGCTATTGCTAATGTAGCTGAAGCTGGAGACAATGTAATTATCTCTGACAAGCTATATGGTGGAGCAGTTACACTTTTAACTTATACTATGAAAAGATTTGGAATCTCTACAAAAGTATTTAAAAGTGCTGATGCATCAAATTTAGAAGAACAAATTGATGATAAAACAAAAGCAATTTTCTTTGAATCATTATCAAATCCTCAAATTGCAATTGCAGATATTGAAAAGATTGTAGAGATTGCAAAAAGAAATGGTGTATTAACTGTTTGTGATAATACTGTTGCTAGTGCAGCTTTATTTAACCCAATCAAATGGGGAGTTGATGTAGTTGTTCACTCAACTTCAAAATACACAAATGGACAAGGAAGCGGTGTTGGTGGAATTGTTGTAGAAAGAGATGGTTTAGCTGACTTTTTTAAAGAAAATAGTGAAAGATACTATCACTTTACACAACCAGATCCATCATATCATGGATTAGTTTATACAGATGTTCCTTTACCAAACTTTTGTCTTAGAATTAGACTAAATCTTTTAAGAGATATTGGAGCAACACAATCTCCTCATAACTCTTGGTTACTTTTACAAACTATTGAGACTTTAGATATTAGAATGGAAAAACACTCTAACTCAGCTTTAGAAGTAGCTAAATTCTTAGAATCTAATCCAAAAGTTAAAGCTGTAAATTATCCAGGATTAGAGTCAAGTGCTTATTATGAAAAAGCTCAAAAATATTTTAAAGATGGAAAAGCATCTGGTCTTATCTCTTTTGAGGTTGAAGATTATGAAACTGCTAAAAAAGTTATTGATTCAGCAAAACTATTTAGTGTTGTTGTAAATATTGGTGATAGTAAATCACTAATTGTTCATCCTGCATCTACTACTCACTCTCAAATGAATGAGACTGAATTAAAAGAAGCAGGAATAAATCCTACAACAATTAGATTATCTATTGGATTAGAGAATCCTATTGATTTAATTGAAGATTTAGAACAAGCATTAAGTTAAGGATTAAAATGCCACTGATTTCAACAAAAGGTGTATATGGTCTAACAGCTATGTACGAACTAAGTAAGCATGAGGATGATACTCCCTTACAGATAAAGGAGATATCTTCAAATGCTAAGATTCCTCAAAATTATCTGGAACAGCTTTTAAGCAAATTAAGACATGCTGGCTTAGTAAAGAGTATCAGAGGAGCAAAAGGTGGGTATATCTTAGCTGATAAACCAGAAAACATCATAGTAAAAGATATTCTAATTGCACTAGAAGGTGACCTAAAAGTTATCGATAATAAAACAGAAAATCCGATACTAAATATGTTTTTTTCTGAAGCTAAGGATAATACAAAAAAAATATTTGAATTAAGTCTTACTCAGTTAGATGCGTATCAAGATAAATATAACGAAGTTCTACATTACAGTATATAAGGTTTTCTGCTAAAAAGCAGACAAAAATAAATCAAGTTCTCTTTTAAATTTGAGAACTATTTGAAAGGATATGAAAATGAAATTTGCACAAAATGTTACAGAATTAATTGGAAATACACCACTTGTTAGATTACAAAATGCAAGTGATGCAACAGAGACTACAATTCTTGGAAAATGTGAGTTTATGAACCCTACTCATTCAGTAAAAGATAGAATTGGAACAAACATGATTAAAGCTGCTTTAGAAAAAGGTTTAATCAACGAAAACACAACAGTAATTGAACCAACAAGTGGAAACACTGGTATTGCCTTAGCTTCTGTTTGTGCAGGATTAGGGATCAAACTTATTCTTACAATGCCTTCTTCAATGAGTATTGAAAGAAGAAAACTTTTAAAAGCTTTAGGAGCAGAACTAGTTTTAACTGAGCCAGAAAAAGGGATGAAGGGTGCTATTGACAAAGCTGATGAATTAGCAAAAGAAACTCCTGATTCTTTTATTCCTCAACAATTTGCAAATGAAGCAAATCCTGAGATTCACAGAAAAACAACTGCTCAAGAGATATTAAAAGATACTGATGGAAAAGTTGATATCTTTGTTGCTGCGATTGGTACAGGTGGTTCTATTACTGGTATTGGTGAAATTTTAAAAGAGCATAACCCAGATATTCAAATCATTGCAGTTGAGCCAGAAGCTTCTCCTGTATTAAGTGGTGGAAAACCAGGTCCACATAGAATTCAAGGGATTGGGGCAGGATTTGTTCCAGATGTATTAAATACTGATTTATTTAGTGAAGTTGTTACAGTTAGTAATGAAGATGCAATTGAATCTTCTAGAAATCTAGCTAAAAATGAAGGTTTATTAGTTGGAATTAGTGCTGGGGCAAATGTATTTGTTGCAGAAAAAGTAGCAGCAAGAGCAGAAAACAAAGGTAAAACAATTGTTACAATTCTTTGTGACACAGGTGAGAGATATTTAAGTTCAGGATTATATGACGATGAGTAAAAACTCATCCTCTCATAATCCCTATTAAGTGAGAGGTAAAAAATGGCAGAAAAAGCTTACAGATCTGTAGCTAAGTCTGTCTCTTGGCGAACTGTCGGAACTCTTGACACTGTAATTATCTCATATTTTATAACTGGTAACTTAACAATGGCGGCCTCTATAGGTTCAATAGAAGTTTTTACAAAAATGGCACTTTATTACTTTCACGAAAGAGCTTGGAACAAGATTACTTTTGGAAAAGTAAAAGAACCAGATTACCAAATTTAAAAGTAGATATGCATGGAAATTAATGAATTAAACGAGAAGTTTGCTAAAGCAGAGGCAACACAGGTTATAGAATATTTTATAAAAGAGTATGGAAGAGATGCTGCTTTATCAAGTAGTTTAGGTGCAGAAGATCAAGTTTTAACCGACATGATTTTAAAAACAGATAAAGAAGCAAATATATTTACACTAGATACAGGAAGACTACATCCAGAAACTTACGATGTAATGGATGCAACAAATTTGAAATATGGTGTAAAACTAAATGTTTTTTTCCCTGAAGTTGTTCAAGTTGAAGAACTTTATCAAATTCAAGGTGTAAATGGGCACTTTGAAAATATAGAAAATAGAAAAAGATGCTGTAATATTAGAAAAATAGAGCCTTTAAAAAGAGCCTTAAAACCTCTAAAAGTTTGGATTACAGGATTAAGAGCCAGTCAAAGTGTAACTAGAACAGATACACCTATTGTTGAGTGGGATGAAAACTTTAAAGTTATAAAAGTAAATCCACTTATAAATTGGAGAGAAGAAGAGGTTTGGAACTATATAAAAGCAAATAATGTTCCTTATAACAAACTTCATGACCAAGGTTATCCAAGTATTGGATGTGCACCCTGTACCAGAGCCATTAAGGATGATGAGGATGTAAGAGCTGGAAGATGGTGGTGGGAAAATCCTGAACACAAAGAGTGTGGATTGCACGTTAAATAATCAAGTTTTTTGATGATATCAAACTTTTAATTTGAAGGATTCAATTTATAAAAATATAAATTAATGGAATGATAATAATGAATGAAATTAACATAAGTAACGAACGACTAACGCATCTAAAACAATTAGAAGCAGAGAGTATGCATATAATGAAAGAAGTAGTAGCAGAGTTTAGTAACCCAGGGATGCTATATAGTGTAGGGAAAGATAGCTCAGTAATGTTACACTTGCTACAAAAAGCTTTTTACCCAGCACCACCACCATTACCTCTAATGCATGTAGATACAACATGGAAATTTAAAGAGATGATAGAATTTAGAGATAGACGTGCAAAAGAAGTAGGAATGGAATTAATCGTATACTCAAACCCAAAAGGTTTAGAGATGAATATATCTCCCTTTGAACATGGTTCAGCACTTCATACGGATGTAATGAAAACAGAAGGATTAAAACAAGCACTAGATATCCAAAAGTTTGATGCAGTGTTTGGTGGAGCAAGACGTGATGAAGAGAAATCAAGAGCAAAAGAAAGAATCTACTCTTTTAGAGATAAAAACCATAGATGGGATCCAAAAAATCAAAGACCAGAATTGTGGAATATCTACAATGGAAGACACACAAAAGGTGAATCAATTAGAGTATTTCCTTTGTCTAACTGGACAGAATTAGATATTTGGCAATATATCTATCTAGAACAAATTCCAATTCCTGATTTGTACTTCTCTA is a window of Halarcobacter sp. DNA encoding:
- the cysK gene encoding cysteine synthase A; its protein translation is MKFAQNVTELIGNTPLVRLQNASDATETTILGKCEFMNPTHSVKDRIGTNMIKAALEKGLINENTTVIEPTSGNTGIALASVCAGLGIKLILTMPSSMSIERRKLLKALGAELVLTEPEKGMKGAIDKADELAKETPDSFIPQQFANEANPEIHRKTTAQEILKDTDGKVDIFVAAIGTGGSITGIGEILKEHNPDIQIIAVEPEASPVLSGGKPGPHRIQGIGAGFVPDVLNTDLFSEVVTVSNEDAIESSRNLAKNEGLLVGISAGANVFVAEKVAARAENKGKTIVTILCDTGERYLSSGLYDDE
- the cysD gene encoding sulfate adenylyltransferase subunit CysD, whose product is MNEINISNERLTHLKQLEAESMHIMKEVVAEFSNPGMLYSVGKDSSVMLHLLQKAFYPAPPPLPLMHVDTTWKFKEMIEFRDRRAKEVGMELIVYSNPKGLEMNISPFEHGSALHTDVMKTEGLKQALDIQKFDAVFGGARRDEEKSRAKERIYSFRDKNHRWDPKNQRPELWNIYNGRHTKGESIRVFPLSNWTELDIWQYIYLEQIPIPDLYFSKKRPVVEYMGTKILVDDERMPEELRATAKMEDVRFRTLGCYPLTGAVNSTATTLPEIIQEMLVCTTSERQGRLIDSDGDASMEKKKQEGYF
- a CDS encoding DUF2061 domain-containing protein codes for the protein MAEKAYRSVAKSVSWRTVGTLDTVIISYFITGNLTMAASIGSIEVFTKMALYYFHERAWNKITFGKVKEPDYQI
- a CDS encoding Rrf2 family transcriptional regulator: MPLISTKGVYGLTAMYELSKHEDDTPLQIKEISSNAKIPQNYLEQLLSKLRHAGLVKSIRGAKGGYILADKPENIIVKDILIALEGDLKVIDNKTENPILNMFFSEAKDNTKKIFELSLTQLDAYQDKYNEVLHYSI
- a CDS encoding phosphoadenylyl-sulfate reductase; the protein is MEINELNEKFAKAEATQVIEYFIKEYGRDAALSSSLGAEDQVLTDMILKTDKEANIFTLDTGRLHPETYDVMDATNLKYGVKLNVFFPEVVQVEELYQIQGVNGHFENIENRKRCCNIRKIEPLKRALKPLKVWITGLRASQSVTRTDTPIVEWDENFKVIKVNPLINWREEEVWNYIKANNVPYNKLHDQGYPSIGCAPCTRAIKDDEDVRAGRWWWENPEHKECGLHVK
- a CDS encoding O-acetylhomoserine aminocarboxypropyltransferase/cysteine synthase family protein → MQKETIAVHGGYNNKEGWGTMNVPIAQTTAYAFRDAEHAANLFALKELGSIYTRLTNPTTDVLEQRFAQLEGGAAAICTASGQSAIFYAIANVAEAGDNVIISDKLYGGAVTLLTYTMKRFGISTKVFKSADASNLEEQIDDKTKAIFFESLSNPQIAIADIEKIVEIAKRNGVLTVCDNTVASAALFNPIKWGVDVVVHSTSKYTNGQGSGVGGIVVERDGLADFFKENSERYYHFTQPDPSYHGLVYTDVPLPNFCLRIRLNLLRDIGATQSPHNSWLLLQTIETLDIRMEKHSNSALEVAKFLESNPKVKAVNYPGLESSAYYEKAQKYFKDGKASGLISFEVEDYETAKKVIDSAKLFSVVVNIGDSKSLIVHPASTTHSQMNETELKEAGINPTTIRLSIGLENPIDLIEDLEQALS